A region from the Triticum aestivum cultivar Chinese Spring chromosome 3D, IWGSC CS RefSeq v2.1, whole genome shotgun sequence genome encodes:
- the LOC123079190 gene encoding 50S ribosomal subunit assembly factor BipA, whose protein sequence is MAAALLLRGLRSSASRARPAFLSPASAPPPFASSLLHRLYSSAAASAASPPASALGGVTDPARIRNVAVIAHVDHGKTTLMDRLLRQCGADIPHERAMDNISLERERGITISSKVTSVSWKENELNMVDTPGHADFGGEVERVVGMVEGAVLVVDAGEGPLAQTKFVLSKALKYGLRPILLLNKVDRPSVSEETCNEVESLVFDLFANLGATEEQLDFPVLYASAKEGWASLKFTKCPPDSEKNMSPLLDSIVQHVRSPKADLEAPFQMLVSMMERDFYLGRILTGRVTSGVIRVGDKVHGLRITDEGVQKIEDGKVVKLMKKKGTSMAVIEAAGAGDIISMAGLSGPAIGHTVANPEVLTALPAVELDPPTISMTFGVNDSPLAGRDGTHVTGAKIGNRLMAEAETNLAINVLPGPLSESYEVQGRGELQLGILIENMRREGFELSVSPPRVMYKTERGERLEPIEEVTVEVDEEHIGFVLETLNNRKGELLDMGPVPGTTGRTRVFMTCPSRGLVGVKGVFNSFTRGTGFMHRAFQAYAKYRGPLGTVRKGVLVSVGRGFITSHALMSLEARGTLFVSPGMETYEGMIVGEHSRDSDLEINPVRTKELTNIRAPGKDENIRLSPPRLMTLEEAIGYVAVDELIEVTPKVIRLRKKYLDANKRKMMKNKIMQ, encoded by the exons ATGGCCGCAGCGCTTCTGCTCCGCGGCCTCCGCTCGTCGGCGAGCCGGGCGCGCCCCGCCTTCCTCTCGCCGGCCTCGGCCCCGCCGCCCTTCGCCTCCTCGCTCCTCCACCGCCTCTACTCCTCCGCGGCTGCGTCCGCGGCCAGCCCGCCCGCCTCCGCGCTGGGAGGCGTCACGGACCCGGCCCGCATCCGCAACGTGGCGGTGATTGCCCACGTCGACCACGGGAAGACGACGCTGATGGACCGGCTCCTGCGCCAGTGCGGCGCCGACATCCCCCACGAGCGCGCCATGGACAACATCAGTCTCGAGCGCGAGCGCGGCATCACCATCTCCTCCAAG GTCACTTCTGTCTCTTGGAAGGAGAATGAGCTCAACATGGTCGATACCCCTGGCCACGCTGATTTTGGTGGCGAA GTTGAGCGAGTTGTTGGAATGGTGGAAGGGGCAGTCTTGGTTGTTGATGCTGGGGAGGGACCTTTAGCACAAACCAAATTTGTGCTTTCAAAGGCTTTGAAGTATGGTTTACGCCCAATCCTCCTCCTCAACAAGGTTGATAGGCCTTCAG TTTCTGAAGAAACCTGCAACGAAGTTGAGAGCTTGGTCTTCGATCTTTTTGCAAATCTGGGTGCCACAG AAGAACAGCTAGATTTCCCAGTTCTTTATGCATCAGCTAAAGAAGGGTGGGCTTCCTTGAAATTCACTAAGTGTCCGCCTGATAGTGAAAAAAACATGTCTCCTTTGCTTGATTCAATTGTACAACATGTCCGTTCCCCAAAAGCTGACCTTGAGGCTCCGTTCCAAATGTTG GTTTCCATGATGGAGCGTGATTTTTACCTAGGAAGAATACTCACTGGGCGTGTAACCTCTGGAGTTATCCGCGTTGGCGACAAAGTTCATGGTCTGCGCATCACGGATGAAGGGGTTCAGAAGATTGAGGATGGAAAG GTTGTCAAGCTCATGAAAAAGAAAGGCACAAGCATGGCAGTAATAGAGGCTGCAGGAGCTGGTGATATAATCTCAATGGCTGGATTGTCTGGTCCAGCAATTGGACACACCGTGGCAAATCCGGAG GTTTTGACTGCTCTGCCTGCAGTTGAGTTGGACCCTCCCACAATATCTATGACTTTCGGTGTGAATGATTCACCACTGGCTGGCCGTGATGGCACTCAT GTAACTGGAGCAAAAATCGGGAACCGTTTGATGGCAGAGGCCGAAACAAACTTGGCAATTAATGTTCTTCCCGGACCATTGTCAGAATCTTATGAAGTTCAAGGAAGGGGAGAGCTTCAGTTAG GAATCTTAATTGAGAACATGCGGCGTGAAGGATTTGAGCTTTCAGTTTCACCCCCAAGAGTGAT GTATAAAACAGAGCGTGGGGAAAGGCTAGAGCCTATTGAAGAAGTAACTGTCGAG GTGGACGAGGAGCATATCGGGTTTGTGTTGGAAACCCTTAACAACAGGAAGGGGGAATTGTTGGACATGGGCCCTGTTCCTGGGACAACTGGAAGAACTCGGGTCTTCATGACCTGTCCATCTAG GGGTTTGGTGGGTGTTAAAGGAGTTTTCAACAGCTTTACACGTGGAACTGGATTTATGCACCGTGCTTTCCAGG CATATGCTAAATACAGAGGTCCACTAGGCACTGTTAGAAAAGGAGTTCTG GTATCTGTTGGCAGAGGATTTATCACTTCACATGCACTCATGAGTTTAGAAGCTCGTGGTACTCTTTTTGTCTCTCCTGGGATGGAG ACATACGAAGGCATGATAGTTGGCGAGCATTCACGTGATAGTGATCTTGAG ATCAATCCTGTGAGAACTAAAGAACTTACAAACATCCGAGCTCCTGGAAAGGATGAAAATATCCGCCTGTCTCCACCTCGCTTG atgactTTGGAAGAGGCAATTGGATATGTTGCTGTAGATGAGCTTATTGAG